The Rubrobacter tropicus nucleotide sequence ACTCGACGGCTTCTTCGGTGGTCATCGCCCTTCCCTCGGACCACGCTTTCTCCCACGCCCGTTCGTCGAGGCTCGCACGCGCGGCCGCGAGGCGTTCTTCGTAGAAGGTGCGGTCGGCGGCGTGGGGGTAGGCTATTACCTCTATCGTCTCCAGGAGCGTGCGGGCTGCGCCCCAGAGCCTCGCCGCCTGCTCCAGCCCGTTTTCCGAGGCGGATAGCTCCGCCAGACCTTCGAGGTAGTAGGCGATGTTGGTCCTGTCGCCGACTTCCGCGGAGAGCGTGAGGCCCTCCGCGAAGAGCGCCGCCGCCCGTTCCAGGTCCCCATCGTCCCTGGCCGTCACCGCCAGCGTTGGGAGTGCGACGGCGATCGCCTCCCTGGCGCCTATCTCCCGCGCCAGCGAGAGCGCCCGCCCGGCCAGGCGGCGGGCCCTGGCGCGGTCACCCATCCCGAGCGCCACCGTCGCCGAGAAACCGAACATGGCGCTGGCGGACCACCTGTCTCCCATCCCTTCGAGCCTGCGCTCCCCGGATTCCTCCATCATGGAGAGCGCCTCGTTGGGTTGGCCCTGGCCGAGGGCTATGAGGCCGGCCGTGCCCATCGCGAAGTAGAGCCCGTCTTCGTCGCCCAGCCGCCGGAACAGCTCCATGCTCTCGTCGTTCGTCCGCCGGGAGGCTTCGAAGTCGCCGAGGGCCTGGCCCAGCGTGGCGGCGAGGGTCAGGAGCGTCGCCCGGACGGGGGCGGGGGCGTCAGGGTCGCTCGCGAGCGCCTCCTCCATCCAGCGGCGTCCCTCGCTCAGGTGCCCGCTCAGCCACCAGTACGTCCACGACGCCCAACTCATGAGCGAGACCTCCCGGGCCCACCCGTGCTCGACGGCCCACGAAAGGGCGGCGCGCAAGTTGCCGATCTCGGCCTCGAACCGCGGGAGCCAGATCGCCTGATCCCGGTTCTTCAGGCTTGGTCCACCTTCTTCCGCCAGCGCCAGGTAGTAGCCGGCGTGCCGCCGGCGCGTCTCCTCAGACCCCCCGCCGTTTTCGAGCTTTTCGAGGGCGTATTGCCGGACCGGCTCCAGCATCCCGTAACGTACCCCGTCGGCCCCGTCGTCGGGCCGCGCGAGGACCAGGGACTGCTCCACCAGGTTCCCTAAAAGCACGAGCACGTCCCCCGCGTACTCGTCCGCGCCGACCACCTCCGCCGCCTCCAGCGTGAAGCCGCCGGCGAAGACGGAGAGCCGGGCGAAAAGCTCCTTCTCCGGCCCGTGCAGGAGGTCGTAACTCCAGTCGAGGGTCGCCCGCATCGTGCGCTGGCGTTCCGGAAGGTCGCGCGCCCCGCCGGCCTCGAGCGCCCGGTCGAGCCTGGAGAGCAGCGCCGCGGGGCCGAGGAACCTCGCCCGCGCAGCCGCCAGCTCCAGGGCGAGTGGCAGCCCGTCGAGGCGCCAGCAGATCGCCGCTACCGACGCCGCGTTGTGCCGGGTGAGCTCGAAGGCCGGAGAGGCCGTCCTCGCGCGCTCGACGAAGAGCCTCGCCGCCGGCGACCCGCCGACGTCTTCGAGGTCCGGCACGTGGCTCGGGTCGGGCACCCCCAGCGGGGAGACCGGGTATTCCTGCTCGCCCCTCACCCGCAAGGGCGCCCGGCTGGTGGCGAGCACCGTAAGGTCCGGGCAGGCTTCGATCAGCCCCGCAACCTCTGGCGCGGCCTCCAGCACGTGCTCGAAATTATCGAGCACGAGGAGCATCCGCTTCTCCCTGAGGTGGGCTTTCAGGGCCTCTCGCGAGGGCAGTCCTTCCACGTCCCGCAGGGTGAGGGCTTTCGCCATGGTCGGCAGGACGAGCGAGGCGTCCTTTAGCGGAGCGAGGCCGACGAATACCACCCCGTCCTGAAACGAACCCACCGCTTCCCTGGCGACTTCCAGCGCGAGACGGGTCTTGCCGACGCCGCCTGTCCCCGTGAGCGTGAGGAGCCTCGCGGCACCCTGGCCCATCAGCCGCGACATCTCCTCCACCTCCCGGCCTCTTCCAACCAGCGAGGTCGGCGGCACCATGAGAGCGGGGGATGGGGCCTCGTCCGGGATGGAGCCCGTGGTCCCCCTTCCGGGGACCGAGGCCAGGAAAGCCGCTCGTGCGGCATCCGGGAGACCCAGGGCGTCCGCCAGGCACCTGACGGTGTGCGGGTAGGGACGTCGCCTCTCGCCGCGCTCCAGGGCGCTTACGGCCTTGGCGGTCAGCCCGGCCCTCGAGGCAAGCTCCTCCTGCGTAAACCCCGCGGCCTCGCGCAGGCCCTTGAGCTTCGCGCCGAACGACACCCTGGGCCCACCGTCCTCGCCCCCAACGGCCCGGCCCGGCCCGTCTTCGACCCGCTGCCTCTCCATCTCCCAAGCCTACCAGCGCCGGTAACCCCGAGACATCCCCCAGGTGGGCTATTTTGGACGGAATCGATGCCCGGCGGCCCCTCCCACACTAAGAATGGGGGAGAGGTGTGGGGGCGCTGTGGGTGGCCCGCCCGGACGCCTGGCGGCAGACTTCGGAGGCAGAGAGATCCGATCCCGAAGAGAGAGGGTAAAGTCGTGGAGAGGCAATTCACCAACGGGCGGGCGTGGCTGGACTGGATGGAGATCGGGGCGCTCGACCTCTCCGAGATCGGGGCGGTCCTCGACGTCACGGCGCGCGGGATGCGCGACAACCCCCTCCACGTCGCCGCCTTCGGGGATGACCCCGAGGGAAGACGGCGCAGCTTCCGCGCCCTCATGGCCGCCGTCTTCTCCGTCAGGGACTTCTCGCACACGCTCGTCGCCAGGCGCGAGGACGGCGTCATCGTCGGCGTCTGCGGCATGATGCCCCCCGGCGGCTGCCGGCCCGGGATCGGCCAGCAGCTTCGCCTCCTGCCCGCGCTGATCCCCCTGGGCCCGCGGACCATCTGGCGGATGGCGCGCTGGATGGGCGCCTGGCGGAAGCACGATCCCGAAGAGCGCCACTGGCACCTCGGTCCGCTCGCGGTGGACGCGCACCTGCAGGGCGAGGGCGTCGGGAGCCGCATGATGGGCGTCTTCTGCGCCCAGATGGACGCCGCCCGCGAAGACGCCTACCTGGAGACAGACAAGGAAGTGAACGTCCGCTTCTACAGGCGCTTCGGCTTCGAGGTGGTCGCGGAGCAAAAGGTCCTTGGCGTACCCAACTGGTTCATGCTCAGGCACGCCGAGAGGAGGGACGGATAGGCAAACACCCAGCAGCTACGGAAGCCAACCATCGAAGAGAAGGAGACGACGGCATGATCGGCAAACAGTTCGGCAAGGAAGAGGTGAACGCGGCCCTGGTGCTCGCCCTGGCGGGCGCGGTCGCGGCGCTGGCGGCCGGGGGAGGCAGGCGCCCCTCGATAGGGCGGCTCGTCTCAGGGGTCCTGTCCAACCCGGTTCCGGGACGGCGGGCGACGGGCGCGGGCGGGGCCGCCCCAACCCCGCACCAGCAGGCCGCATAAGGCGCGACCCAGCCAGGGGCGCGGGTTCAGGGAGGATGATGATCGTGGCGAAGATCGCGAAGAGCGGGGGAGTACCGTCCGCGGAGGCAACAAAAGACGCCGTCGTGGTGCGCGCCATGTACCGGGCGCTCGAAGAGGGGCAGGTTTCGGACCTCGCACTCTACGCGGACCCCGAGATCTCATGGGTACACCCGATGGTCGCCCGCCTGCCCTTCGACGGCACCGGGCGCGGCCTGAAGACCGTCTTACGGAGCGCCTTCCTGCGCGACGCGAGTGGTGCCGGCCCGCGCGTCTCCGCCGAGACCTTCGTCGAGTTCGGTGACGGCGTGCTCGTCGCCGGCCGCTTTATAGAGGACCGGGGGGCGGGAAACGCGCCGGGCGAGAAACCTTTCCTGCACGAATGCGCGGTGCGCGGCGGGAGGGTCGTCCTGGTGAGGGGGTATCCGGCCGAGATCGGAGGGAGGTAGCCGGGGGGCGACATAGAAAGGCGACGCCCGAGCAGGCCGTGGGCAGACACAACGAGACCATAGGAGAAGATAGATGAGCACAAAGACGAAAGTAGCGGTAATCACCGCCGTTATCGCGGTCGTGGCGTTCTTCTTGAGCCCGATCCTCTTTCCGCCGGCCGACGTCGGCGTGGCGCCCACCTCGACGCAACTCCCCTTCTTGATGTTCCTGGGCGTCTCAGACGCCGTGCTGCTCGGCCTCGGCGTCTCGTTTTTGGTCTTCGGCTACCCCGTCCTAAGAAAGGTCTCCCCCGACTCTAAGGCCAGGGCGTGGGCGATGTACCTGTCGATCGGCTACCTGATGGTCTCGTGGTGGCCGCACCTCGGGATGCACGCTTCGAACGGCATGGACATCGGGGGGCTGCTAGTCATCGACTTCCTCTTCCACCTGCCGCTCGAGATCGCCGGCGTGGTGCTCGCCTACTGCGCGTACTCGCTGTTTGCGAGCTGGCGGAGCGGGAAGCTGGCCGGGGCGGCCCACGCCGGGGATGAGGCGCTGGCGGGCGAAGCGACCCGGTAGTACGGGGCAACGCGCGGGGTGAGGCTTGCCTCTGAGGCAAGCCTCACCCCGCGCTCTTCGTGAAAAACGAAGGGAGGGATCGCCGAACCAGACGACGCTAGAGCGGTTCGCGGAAGTGCCAAGCCCATCGCGAAAAGGCTTTCGGGTCCTCAGGTTCTGACAGCGGCTAGCGCAAGGATCGACCCTTCCGCTAGCCTGGCTACGGGTATCGGGTTTCGGGCATCAGCAAGGACTTTTCGGGCGTACCGTGGTCGTCACCCGGGATCGCGGGGTGGGGTGGATCGATCCTTGTGAACTTCGCTCTGTCAGGGGTGGAGGATCGGGGCTTGCATGGGGTTTCGTGGCGCGCCCCTGGAGACCTCGGTGCCTCGCGGCCGGCGAGGGCCGGTCCTTACGCAAACCGCTGTAGAGGTGGCGCGGAAGGGGGTTGGCCTGCCGACCGGGGTGGAGCAGGTTCCTCTCGCCCGGGCTACCCGGAGATGAGGTCCTTCAACCGGTCCCGGACGGCCTTGATCGGGATGCGCTCCTGCTTTAGCGTGTCGCGGTCCCGGATGGTTACCTGCTTGTCCTCGATGGTGTCGAAGTCGACGGTAACGCAGAAGGGGGTGCCCGCCTCGTCCTGGCGGCGGTAGCGGCGTCCGATGGAGCCCGAGTCGTCGTAGAACAGGCGGTAGTCGCCCTTGAGGTCGTCGTAGAGCTCGCGGGCTATGGTCGAGACGGGCTGCTTCTTGGAGAGCGGGAAGACGGCGGCCTTGGTCGGGGCGATGCGGGGGTGGAGCTTCAGGACCGTGCGCTCCTCGCCGTTTACCTCCTCCTCCGTGTAGGCGTCCATGAGGAAGGCGAGCATGATGCGGTCCGGGCCGACGGCCGGCTCTATGACGTAGGGGTAGTAGCGGTTGTTCGTGGTCTGGTCTATGTACTCCAGGTTCTCGCCGGAGTGCTCGGCGTGCTGTTTGAGGTCGTAGTCCGTGCGGTTGGCCACACCTTCCAGCTCCGACCATCCGGCGAACGGGTAGTTGTACTCGATGTCGACGGTGCGCTTGGAGTAGTGGGAGAGCTTCTCCTTCGGGTGCTCGTAGCGGCGGAGGTTCTCCTCCCTGATGCCGAGGTTCAGGTACCAGTTCCAGCGCTCCTCGATCCAGTACTCGTGCCACTCCTCGTCCGTGCCGGGCTCGACGAAGAACTCCATCTCCATCTGCTCGAACTCGCGGGTGCGGAAGATAAAGTTGCCTGGCGTGATCTCGTTCCGAAAAGACTTGCCCTGCTGCGCGATCCCGAACGGTACCTTTACCCGGCTCGTCTGGGTGACGTTCTTGAAGTTGACGAAGATCCCCTGCGCCGTCTCGGGCCTGAGATAAGCCAGGTTCTCATCGCTCTTGACCGGCCCCATGTAAGTCTCGAACATGAGGTTGAAGGGCCGCACCGGCGCGAAGTCCCGTCCGCCGTCGACGGGATCCTTGACCCTGTCGTCTTCCTGGATGATCTTGGTGAGCTCCTCCGGGCTCAGCCCTTCGGCGTCGATGCCGGTCGCGTCCTCTATTAGGTGGTCCGCCCTGTAGCGGCGCTTGCTGGTGCGGCTCTCGACGAGCATGTCGTTGAAGGTCGCCGTGTGCCCCGAGGCCTCCCACACCTTCGGGTGCATGATGATCGCCGCGTCCAGCCCAACCACGTCGTCCCGCATGTGGACCGTGCTTCGCCACCACTCTTCCTTGATGTTCCGCTTCATCTCGACACCGAGCGGCCCGTAGTCGTAGGAAGACCTCAGACCGCCGTAGATCTCCGAGCTCTGATACACAAAGCCCCTGCGCTTGCAGAAGGCGACCATCTTCTCCATCGTCACGGCCTGCGACATGTCTTATCCTCCGGATCTTTCTGTGGCATACACGCCACAAATTTGAGCAAGTATATCTCCTCCCTTCGGTCGTCGCGCACGCTTCGGCCCGCTTCGCGGGCCTCGCTTTCAGCTTGTCGGCTTTCTACCGCCCAAGGCGCGACCGGGCAGCGCAACACGTGGCGGTTCGAGTACCGAGAGGCGTAACGCATACAGACGACTGGCTGACAGGCTGAAAGCCCCCGAAGACGGCGTGCTGACGAGGCGCGAAGCGCCGGGCCGACAAGCGGAGGCGTAAGCCGGAGCGTGCTACTTCCTGAAGAGCCGGAGGCCGTTCAGCGTGACGGCTACGGAGGTGCCCATGTCGGCGAGGACCGCCGCCCACAGGGCCACGAGGCCGAAGGGGGCCAGCAGTACGAAGACGCCCTTGATGAGCAGCGAGACTAGGACGTTCTGCTTGATGATGCTTTCGGCGGCCCGCGAGATCTTCACGGCCTCCGCCAGCCTGGACAGGTCGTCTTGCATGAGGGCCACGTCGGCGGTCTCCAGCGCCACGTCCGTCCCGGCGGCGCCCATCGCGAACCCGACCGAGGAGGCGGCGAGCGCCGGCGCGTCGTTCACCCCGTCGCCCACCATCCCCGCCGAGCCGTGCTTCTGGACGAGGCTCCGCACCGCCTCGACCTTCTGCTCCGGGAGAAGCCGCGCCCTGTAGCCGACGCCGAGGGCTTCCGCCGCCCTGCGCGCCGGGGCCTCCGCGTCGCCGCTGAGCATGACGATCTCCCCGATTCCGGCCCCCCTCAACGCGTCCACGGTCGACCGGGCATCCGGCCGCACGGCGTCCGCCAGCCCGAAGACGGCGATCGGCCCGGACCCGTCACCGAGCACGACGGGCGTCTCGCCCGCCCGCTCCACCTCTCCGAGCGCGGCCTCGGCCGCGGCCAGCGAGATGCCCCGCTCGCCGAAGA carries:
- a CDS encoding ATP-binding protein — protein: MERQRVEDGPGRAVGGEDGGPRVSFGAKLKGLREAAGFTQEELASRAGLTAKAVSALERGERRRPYPHTVRCLADALGLPDAARAAFLASVPGRGTTGSIPDEAPSPALMVPPTSLVGRGREVEEMSRLMGQGAARLLTLTGTGGVGKTRLALEVAREAVGSFQDGVVFVGLAPLKDASLVLPTMAKALTLRDVEGLPSREALKAHLREKRMLLVLDNFEHVLEAAPEVAGLIEACPDLTVLATSRAPLRVRGEQEYPVSPLGVPDPSHVPDLEDVGGSPAARLFVERARTASPAFELTRHNAASVAAICWRLDGLPLALELAAARARFLGPAALLSRLDRALEAGGARDLPERQRTMRATLDWSYDLLHGPEKELFARLSVFAGGFTLEAAEVVGADEYAGDVLVLLGNLVEQSLVLARPDDGADGVRYGMLEPVRQYALEKLENGGGSEETRRRHAGYYLALAEEGGPSLKNRDQAIWLPRFEAEIGNLRAALSWAVEHGWAREVSLMSWASWTYWWLSGHLSEGRRWMEEALASDPDAPAPVRATLLTLAATLGQALGDFEASRRTNDESMELFRRLGDEDGLYFAMGTAGLIALGQGQPNEALSMMEESGERRLEGMGDRWSASAMFGFSATVALGMGDRARARRLAGRALSLAREIGAREAIAVALPTLAVTARDDGDLERAAALFAEGLTLSAEVGDRTNIAYYLEGLAELSASENGLEQAARLWGAARTLLETIEVIAYPHAADRTFYEERLAAARASLDERAWEKAWSEGRAMTTEEAVEYALDDRGD
- a CDS encoding GNAT family N-acetyltransferase — translated: MERQFTNGRAWLDWMEIGALDLSEIGAVLDVTARGMRDNPLHVAAFGDDPEGRRRSFRALMAAVFSVRDFSHTLVARREDGVIVGVCGMMPPGGCRPGIGQQLRLLPALIPLGPRTIWRMARWMGAWRKHDPEERHWHLGPLAVDAHLQGEGVGSRMMGVFCAQMDAAREDAYLETDKEVNVRFYRRFGFEVVAEQKVLGVPNWFMLRHAERRDG
- a CDS encoding nuclear transport factor 2-like protein: MAKIAKSGGVPSAEATKDAVVVRAMYRALEEGQVSDLALYADPEISWVHPMVARLPFDGTGRGLKTVLRSAFLRDASGAGPRVSAETFVEFGDGVLVAGRFIEDRGAGNAPGEKPFLHECAVRGGRVVLVRGYPAEIGGR
- a CDS encoding glycine--tRNA ligase; translated protein: MSQAVTMEKMVAFCKRRGFVYQSSEIYGGLRSSYDYGPLGVEMKRNIKEEWWRSTVHMRDDVVGLDAAIIMHPKVWEASGHTATFNDMLVESRTSKRRYRADHLIEDATGIDAEGLSPEELTKIIQEDDRVKDPVDGGRDFAPVRPFNLMFETYMGPVKSDENLAYLRPETAQGIFVNFKNVTQTSRVKVPFGIAQQGKSFRNEITPGNFIFRTREFEQMEMEFFVEPGTDEEWHEYWIEERWNWYLNLGIREENLRRYEHPKEKLSHYSKRTVDIEYNYPFAGWSELEGVANRTDYDLKQHAEHSGENLEYIDQTTNNRYYPYVIEPAVGPDRIMLAFLMDAYTEEEVNGEERTVLKLHPRIAPTKAAVFPLSKKQPVSTIARELYDDLKGDYRLFYDDSGSIGRRYRRQDEAGTPFCVTVDFDTIEDKQVTIRDRDTLKQERIPIKAVRDRLKDLISG